The following DNA comes from Podarcis raffonei isolate rPodRaf1 chromosome 10, rPodRaf1.pri, whole genome shotgun sequence.
tgagctgatattgcagtacgaattccaaaataacttttaaaaatcacaagatgatgatgataataataataataaaaataaaattttatttataccccaccctccccagccaaggccgtgCTCAGGGGGATGATAAGAATAATTGcagtatttatagcctgcccatctggttgggtttccccagccactccagggagcttaaagtacataaaaaagacagtaaaacatcaaacattaaaaacatcccaatgcagctgtcttctaaatgtcagagagttgcccatttccttgccctctgaagggagggcattccatggggcaggaggccctctgtctggttcccaggAACTTCACTTCTGCCagcaagggaaccagcagaagaccctcggaggaggacctccctGTCCagactgagtgatgggggtggagacgctccttcaggtccacagggccgaggctgtttatggCTTAAGGTTGCAGATCTTGTTCCTCCATAACGATCTCCAGAGCAAGTTCCACGCATAATTAGCAGAGTAGCAAAAAATGCTCAAAGGCAGCAAAAAAGTAATTCAACTGAGaaatctattacagtggtacctctggttgcgaacgggatccgttccggaggcccattcgcaacatgggCAGAACACAAACCACGTCTGCGCGTGTGCAGGTCACGATTCACTGCTGCgaatgcatgtgacatcattttgcacgtctgcgcatgcacgaggggcaaaacccagaagtaactgggTTGCCATGGGACACAAGACagaaacgcacaacctgaagcaaacgtaacatgaggtatgactgtactgaagacaaataagcataacaggatccaaaaaatagcaaaaatgtaactcacagtaaaaccatgacttagcataccaaaacagcactcaagtaagaaacagagaaacaaagtagagtaatatcagaatatgaagtgggagcaggcgcatttcaatactgtaatttatatataattcaatgtcagagtaaccctgggactagataacaagccttcaggtggacgtgccccacctgcccttcactttcctcttccgcacgggcagaatctgccttctggactgtgggattcacggttgttctcctctccatccaccagggcttgacttcaggtgcagcagaattccccagccccccaaggatttgagacccatcagctttcctcacctggtttagccggccggttgaagccgttgcttgaacccctgttgcatgctgacagcttctggaagccacaggtgagagctgagtgcagggtgggcatcaagggtggaaaaatgaccccagaaggtgcaggacatgtcccccacccaaggaactacttatccccaacaccccatgacatctagatccaggtaggtagccgtgttgataTGACAcggttgaaataaaaaattacaaaatattcccgtagcaccttagagaccaactaagtttgttctaggtataagctttcgtgtgcatgcacacttcttcagatacactgaaacagatgtcaccagacccttatatatcatgggagggtggggtgggggtgttcctCATAGGGGTACTCCTACTACCATCTCCCACTACCCAtcactatatgaagaagtgtgcatgcacaccaaagcttatacctaaaacaaacttagttggtctctaaggtgctactggactatctgGCTACCTACCATTAAGTACAGTTATTtccttgccttgaatatcctgcttttcagtgcctgattaggatagtcctctgtcagaagacaagcacaggatcaggcagcacatcatcattataaagaaccattggggtgggtgtttccatttgggattcccatgtgccagctgctttccttctgcttctcctgctctctccatgcaatgtcaggcatgtagacagaggtccatctccaagaacaggagcttccctgaacacccattcagctgaccccaagcaccaagccttgtcactagttctctgactgacccagaccacagtccccagaaaagatgtagacctgggtctcccaaaatggtccatatggacctcctgaggtcagtgggactgtgcaggtgattcatgaagatctagaggtGGAAACGGGGGCAGCCACTTGATTTGAAAGGCAGTCCCACAAGACAACAgtattccaagatcatgctgtgttattaaagatgattgaggattatgaaagttTCCTGATGCATTACTACCATTTGACatcataccattttcatttcctaaaaattgggaacatgactaggacatgggagaatgcaggagatgttgaaataggagaaggtgctaatggcgaTTGATGTGCCCTTTTTTTTCTGTGTTCTCTTtcttgaaacccaaacaggatttcctttctgcccactctgaaaaaggtgatggagaagacagaattgcaggggacagggcacctttcatttcattaggaatagccattaaaatgtgtgaaatgtggaatatgtctcactgaatgagcacacatagttcacatcaacgaacacaaaaagcaaagaacccatttaaaggtatggagtgcagaaagagcttctctttcaatgcaaaacttagaacacaccagcggactcacacagagagaaaacgtTTTAggtgcagggagtgtgggaagaacttcagtcagagtggacaccttagaaatcatcaacggactcacacaggggagaaaccatttaaatgcatggagtgtggaaaggacttcagtcagaaTTGACACCTTAGatcccatcaacggactcacacgggggagaaaccatatatatgtatggagtgtggaaagagctttagtgagagtggaagccttagacaacatcaacggactcacacaggggagaaaccatataaatgtattgagtgtggaaagacctttagtgaaaatggaagccttaggaaacatcaacggactcacacaggggagaaaccatttaaatgcatggagtgtggaaagagcttcaatcacagtggaaaccttagaaatcatcaacggactcacacaggggagaaaccatataaatgtatcgagtgtgaaaagagctttagtTTTAGTgaaagccttagaacacatcaacggacccacacaggggaaaaaccatttagaTGCATGGcgtgtggaaaggacttcagtcagaatggaaaacttagatcccatcaaaggactcacacaggggagaaactatttaaatgcattgattgtggaaagagctttagtgataatggaaaactaagGATACATcaaaggactcacacaggggagaaaccatataaatgcattgattgtggaaagagctttagtgataatggaaaactaagGATACATcaaaggactcacacaggggagaaaccatatatatgtatggagtgtggaaagagctttagtgacagtggaagccttagacaacatcaacgaactcacacaggggagaaaccatataaatgtattgagtgtggaaagagcttcaataagagtggaaaccttagaaatcatcaacggactcacacaggggagaaaccatataaatgtatcgagtgtggaaagagctttagtgatagtggaagccttagacaacatcaacggactcacacaggggagaaaccatttaaatgcatggagtgtggaaagagctttagtgataatagaAAACTAAggatacatcaacggactcacacaggggagaaaccatataaatgcatggcgtgtggaaaggacttcagtcagaatggacaccttagatcccatcaaaggactcacacaggggagaaactatttaaatgcatggagtgtggaaagagctttagtgataatggaaaactaaggatacatcaacgaactcacacaggggagaaaccatataaatgcattgattgtggaaagagctttagtgataatggaaaactaagGATACATcaaaggactcacacaggggagaaaccatatatatgtatggagtgtggaaagagctttagtgatagtggaagccttagacaacatcaacgaactcacacaggggagaaaccatataaatgtattgagtgtggaaagagcttcaatctgagtggaagccttagaaatcatcaacggactcacacaggggagaaaccatataaatgtattgagtgtggaaagagcttcaatctgagtggaaaccttagaaatcatcaacggactcacacaggggagaaaccatttaaatgcatggagtgtggaaagagctttagtgataatagaAAACTAAggatacatcaacggactcacacaggggagaaaccatataaatgtatcgagtgtggaaagagctttagtgaaaatggaagccttaggaaacatcaacgaactcacacaggggagaaaccatataaatgcattgagtgtggaaagagcttcaataagAGTGGAaaccttaggaaacatcaacggactcacacaggggagaaaccatataaatgcatggcgtgtggaaaggacttcagtcagaatggacaccttagatcccatcaacggactcacacaggggagaaaccatatatatgtatggagtgtggaaagagctttagtgatagtggaaaccttagacaacatcaacggactcacacgggagaaaccatataaatgtattgagtgtggaaagagcttcaataagagtggaaaccttagaaatcatcaacggactcacacaggggagaaaccatataaatgtatcgagtgtggaaagagctttagtgatagtggaagccttagacaacatcaacggactcacacaggggagaaaccatttaaatgcatggagtgtggaaagagctttagtcaaaaTGCGCACCTAACTTTACACCATcaaactcacacaggtgagaaaccatttagatgtatggagtgtggaaagagcttctttcaaattggaaaccttagaatacatcaacggactcatacaggggagaaaccatatacatgtatggagtgtggaaagagcttcagtcacgatgcaggccttagatcacatcaacggactcacacaggggagaaaccatataaatgtttcgagtgtgaaaagagctttagtTTTAGtcgaagccttagaacacatcaacggacccacacaggggagaaaccatttagatgCATGGCGTGTGTTAaggacttcagtcagaatggacaaCTTAGATCCCATcaaaggactcacacaggggagaaactatttaaatgcatggagtgtggaaagagctttagctTCTGTCAGAGTCAAAATCAGCAgactcatggacaggaagaactttaagagttgaaacccttcaaaccatcaaAAAACTCAGAGAATCAGTTTAAGTGAAAAGACTGCAAAACGTGCTTTATTTATATTGGAGTATTTAAGGAACAGGGATTcgagtggcgctgtgagttaaaccacagaacctaggacatgctgatcagaaggtcggcggttcgaatccccgcgatggggtgagctcccattgctcggtccct
Coding sequences within:
- the LOC128421965 gene encoding zinc finger protein 658B-like, whose product is MECGKSFSESGSLRQHQRTHTGEKPYKCIECGKTFSENGSLRKHQRTHTGEKPFKCMECGKSFNHSGNLRNHQRTHTGEKPYKCIECEKSFSFSESLRTHQRTHTGEKPFRCMACGKDFSQNGKLRSHQRTHTGEKLFKCIDCGKSFSDNGKLRIHQRTHTGEKPYKCIDCGKSFSDNGKLRIHQRTHTGEKPYICMECGKSFSDSGSLRQHQRTHTGEKPYKCIECGKSFNKSGNLRNHQRTHTGEKPYKCIECGKSFSDSGSLRQHQRTHTGEKPFKCMECGKSFSDNRKLRIHQRTHTGEKPYKCMACGKDFSQNGHLRSHQRTHTGEKLFKCMECGKSFSDNGKLRIHQRTHTGEKPYKCIDCGKSFSDNGKLRIHQRTHTGEKPYICMECGKSFSDSGSLRQHQRTHTGEKPYKCIECGKSFNLSGSLRNHQRTHTGEKPYKCIECGKSFNLSGNLRNHQRTHTGEKPFKCMECGKSFSDNRKLRIHQRTHTGEKPYKCIECGKSFSENGSLRKHQRTHTGEKPYKCIECGKSFNKSGNLRKHQRTHTGEKPYKCMACGKDFSQNGHLRSHQRTHTGEKPYICMECGKSFSDSGNLRQHQRTHTGETI